In the Solanum pennellii chromosome 5, SPENNV200 genome, one interval contains:
- the LOC107019128 gene encoding aspartyl protease family protein 2-like: MVTKLSILIFVLLSLFLFGFVVSREFGINLNTSASGIEFPQHPSFNVVSSSTYSGCNHVKSTSMLTREEQTSQDAQPKEAVKFHLRHRSAGKTREVKNSVFESTSRDLGRIQTLHTRIVDKKNQNSVSRLGEKTVISSQFELSGKLMATLESGVSHGSGEYFMDVFVGTPPKHFSLILDTGSDLNWIQCVPCYDCFEQNGPYYDPKDSSSFTNITCHDPMCHLVSSPDPPQPCKTENQTCPYYYWYGDSSNTTGDFALETFSVNLTTPSGNSEIKKVENVMFGCGHWNRGLFHGAAGLLGLGKGPLSFSSQLQSLYGHSFSYCLVNRNSNSSISSKLIFGEDKELLKHPNLNFTSLVGGKENPAETFYYVQIKSIIVGDQVLKIPEETWNMSPQGVGGTIIDSGTTLSYFVEPAYEMIKEAFVNKVKGYPLIQDFPILRPCYNVSGVENLELPSFGITFSDGAVWNFPVENYFIKLDPEDIVCLAILGTPNSAMSIIGNYQQQNFHILYDTKRSRLGYAPTNCADA; this comes from the coding sequence ATGGTGACAAAGCtcagtattttaatttttgttttgttgagtTTATTCTTATTTGGTTTTGTGGTGTCTAGGGAATTTGGGATCAATCTGAATACTAGTGCTTCTGGTATTGAATTCCCTCAACATCCAAGTTTCAATGTTGTTTCTTCTTCTACTTACTCAGGTTGCAATCATGTAAAATCGACAAGTATGTTAACCCGAGAAGAACAAACTAGTCAAGATGCTCAGCCAAAAGAAGCAGTCAAGTTTCATTTAAGGCATAGATCAGCTGGTAAAACTAGAGAGGTTAAAAACTCTGTTTTTGAGTCTACATCAAGGGATTTAGGTAGAATTCAGACATTGCATACAAGGATTGTTGACAAAAAGAATCAAAACTCTGTTTCAAGATTGGGTGAAAAAACTGTTATTTCTTCACAATTTGAGCTTTCAGGCAAACTAATGGCGACGTTGGAGTCAGGGGTGAGTCATGGATCAGGGGAATATTTCATGGATGTTTTTGTTGGTACACCTCCTAAGCACTTCTCTTTGATTCTTGATACTGGTAGTGATCTTAATTGGATTCAATGTGTACCTTGTTACGACTGTTTTGAACAAAATGGTCCTTATTATGATCCTAaagattcttcttcttttactaATATAACTTGTCATGATCCAATGTGTCATCTTGTTTCATCTCCTGACCCTCCACAGCCTTGTAAGACTGAGAATCAAACTTGCCCTTATTACTATTGGTATGGAGATAGCTCAAATACGACTGGTGATTTCGCGCTTGAGACTTTCTCCGTTAATCTCACAACCCCTAGTGGGAACTCTGAGATCAAGAAAGTGGAAAATGTGATGTTTGGTTGTGGTCATTGGAATAGAGGTTTGTTTCATGGTGCTGCAGGTTTGTTAGGACTTGGTAAAGGACCACTTTCGTTTTCGTCTCAGCTACAATCTTTATATGGACATTCTTTTTCGTATTGTCTAGTCAATAGGAATAGCAACTCTAGTATCAGTAGTAAACTGATTTTTGGCGAAGATAAGGAGCTTTTGAAACATCCAAACTTGAACTTCACTTCATTAGTTGGTGGGAAAGAAAATCCCGCAGAAACGTTCTACTATGTGCAGATCAAATCGATCATAGTTGGAGACCAAGTGCTAAAGATACCGGAGGAGACGTGGAATATGTCTCCCCAAGGTGTTGGTGGCACAATCATTGATTCAGGAACCACTTTGAGTTATTTCGTCGAACCAGCATATGAGATGATAAAAGAGGCATTTGTTAACAAAGTGAAAGGGTATCCATTAATACAAGATTTTCCCATTCTTAGACCATGTTACAATGTATCTGGAGTGGAGAATCTTGAATTGCCCTCATTTGGAATAACTTTTAGTGATGGAGCTGTATGGAATTTCCCCGTCGAGAACTACTTCATCAAACTTGATCCAGAAGACATTGTTTGTTTAGCAATTTTAGGTACTCCTAACTCTGCCATGTCGATAATTGGTAACTACCAACAACAGAATTTTCATATCTTATATGATACAAAAAGGTCTAGGCTGGGATATGCACCAACAAACTGTGCTGATGCCTGA